A part of Dermacentor variabilis isolate Ectoservices chromosome 10, ASM5094787v1, whole genome shotgun sequence genomic DNA contains:
- the LOC142559244 gene encoding phosphate-regulating neutral endopeptidase PHEX-like: MSSVAYVTLCAARDWSCEFLVSFALISEKWKDCFAYWEEYRNKSDYYRTKQLRVHWSRTLNEDLADNTGLQTAFKAYTRVLEEECAGEDTHLKGLERFDGMQLFFISRAMTMCSIADKYTLIKEIRKVRFSSPQNRVNVPLKNLDEFGKAFNCSLGSPMHPYKNETCSLW, translated from the exons ATGTCCTCCGTCGCCTACGTGACGCTTTGCGCCGCAAGAGACTGGAGTTGCG aatttcttgtttcttttgcgtTAATCTCTGAAAAGTGGAAAGACTGTTTCGCCTACTGGGAGGAATACAGGAAT AAAAGTGACTACTATAGGACAAAACAACTTCGCGTCCACTGGAGCAGAACCTTGAACGAAGACCTTGCTGACAACACTGGCCTCCAGACAGCTTTCAAA gcATATACCAGAGTACTTGAAGAAGAATGTGCAGGAGAAGACACTCATCTAAAAGGTCTAGAAAGATTCGACGGAATGCAGCTGTTCTTCATTTCGCGCGCTATG ACTATGTGCAGTATAGCAGACAAGTATACACTCATCAAAGAGATAAGGAAGGTACGATTCAGCTCTCCGCAAAACAG gGTGAACGTGCccttgaaaaatttggacgaatTTGGTAAGGCGTTCAACTGTTCACTTGGCTCCCCAATGCACCCGTACAAAAATGAAACCTGCTCTTTATGGTGA